The following coding sequences lie in one Lolium perenne isolate Kyuss_39 chromosome 2, Kyuss_2.0, whole genome shotgun sequence genomic window:
- the LOC127333596 gene encoding uncharacterized protein isoform X2 — protein MDQPTPPPRRPLFDLNIAMDEFGEEEEEEPHEVLEEEVLVEEEQVLVEEEEEEEDPQEMIMEEDEEDAIVEKEVVEVAGGGGEDEGRRKRSKEYEVFVFGLPREATEDQVAGALAEAGEVDQVRLVRDPADPRHNKGFAFVRFREVWQARWAANDLRTAMIKGKTCGICKNNDNETLHLRNICFDWSKDDLAEKLKTFELENLEDINLIENPDRRGKNRGYAFLDFSSHVDAVAGFLKLQKKDLYLGTDVRAQISFSNTISQDDKIMEKVKSVFLDGLPPHWDEDDVREKFGKFGEIDSIQLARNMFTAKRKDFGFISFTTRQAALDCIDMVNKGRFGEGSAKVRMKATLQRPKPTFKKHSWQGDSHMLGVRRGFIGKNYGDREPHPNRFRHFSPERRAYSNNHAHSNYRHQPMVGRLPPMAVHDGERPVSVREYRSYYRRDSTVPDPGHKYGRMHPGTRTRDGYVESRYAHKYPKHKHAAYEASMQGDEYSRSKYRHSYVERTHSETCPECIRGDHNSSAYQNGHYSSGDKAGNRYQSQNGEEFSATSGSEKAYYKTDHELAPSTSQVASQRKEPYREEPELLPSSPPAMCDCNECYKEQKSAAPSSSQSEIARTHLNPQVPPHRRIAKPFHDQRSFVPDEYDEVEYTIRERRGRYLSSRDESSTHPRKYPRQGR, from the exons ATGGACCAACCCACGCCGCCCCCGCGCCGCCCGCTCTTCGACCTCAACATCGCCATGGACGAGttcggggaggaggaggaggaggagccccatgaggtgctcgaggaagaagtacTAGTCGAGGAGGAGCAAGTGCtagtcgaggaggaggaggaggaggaggatcccCAGGAGATGATcatggaggaggacgaggaagacGCCATCGTCGAGAAGGAGGTCGTCGAGGTGGCGGGGGGAGGAGGGGAGGACGAGGGGAGGCGGAAGAGGAGCAAGGAGTACGAGGTCTTCGTCTTCGGCCTCCCGCGGGAGGCCACGGAGGACCAGGTCGCGGGGGCGCTCGCCGAGGCTGGCGAGGTCGACCAGGTGCGCCTCGTCCGGGATCCCGCTGACCCGAGACACAACAAGGGCTTCGCCTTCGTGCGCTTCAGAGAGGTCTGGCAGGCGAGGTGGGCCGCCAACGACCTACGCACCGCCATG ATAAAGGGAAAAACTTGTGGAATATGCAAGAACAATGATAATGAGACCCTTCATCTGAGAAATATCTGCTTCGATTGGTCAAAAGATGAC TTAGCTGAGAAGCTGAAAACTTTTGAGTTGGAAAACCTCGAAGATATCAATTTAATTGAGAATCCGGATAGAAGGGGGAAAAATAGGGGCTATGCATTTCTAGACTTCAGCTCACATGTGGATGCGGTGGCTGGATTTCTTAAATTACAGAAGAAAGATTTGTATCTTGGTACTGATGTTAGAGCGCAGATATCATTTTCAAACACAATTTCACAAGATGATAAGATTATGGAAAAG GTAAAGTCTGTTTTCTTGGATGGCTTACCACCTCATTGGGATGAAGACGACGTGAGGGAAAAGTTTGGAAAGTTTGGTGAAATTGATAGTATACAACTTGCTAGAAATATGTTTACGGCAAAACGTAAAGATTTTGGTTTCATCAGCTTTACTACAAGACAAGCGGCTTTAGATTGCATTGATATGGTCAATAAAGGTCGTTTTGGTGAAGGTAGCGCAAAG gttcgtaTGAAGGCTACCTTACAAAGACCAAAACCTACTTTCAAAAAGCATTCATGGCAAGGTGATAGTCACATGTTGGGCGTCAGAAGAGGATTTATTGGCAAAAATTATGGTGATAGAGAGCCCCACCCGAACAGATTCAGGCATTTTAGTCCTGAAAGGCGTGCTTATTCAAATAATCATGCTCATAGCAACTACCGTCACCAACCTATGGTTGGCAGGTTGCCTCCTATGGCAGTTCATGATGGAGAAAGACCTGTTTCAGTGCGAGAATACAGGTCTTACTACAGAAGAGATTCTACAGTACCTG ACCCCGGCCATAAATATGGGAGGATGCACCCGGGAACCAGAACCCGGGATGGTTATGTTGAGAGTCGGTATGCTCATAAATATCCAAAACATAAGCATGCAGCATATGAAGCATCCATGCAAGGAGATGAATACAGCAGGAGTAAATATAGACATTCTTACGTGGAGAGGACACATAGCGAAACTTGCCCAGAATGCATTCGAGGTGATCATAACTCCAGTGCTTATCAGAATGGCCATTACTCCAGCGGTGACAAAGCTGGTAACCGCTATCAGAGTCAGAATGGTGAAGAATTTTCTGCAACCAGTGGATCTGAGAAGGCCTACTATAAGACA GACCATGAGCTCGCGCCTTCAACTTCCCAAGTAGCATCTCAGCGCAAGGAACCCTATCGCGAG GAACCTGAGTTGTTGCCTTCAAGTCCTCCTGCTATGTGTGATTGTAATGAATGCTACAAG gAGCAAAAGTCAGCAGCCCCTTCAAGCTCTCAAAGTGAGATAGCTAGAACTCATTTAAATCCTCAAGTTCCTCCCCATCGCCGGATTGCTAAACCTTTTCATGACCAGCGGAG CTTTGTTCCTGATGAGTATGATGAGGTGGAGTACACAATCAGGGAACGCAGAGGCCGATATTTATCTTCAAGAGATGAGTCTAGTACCCACCCCAGGAAATATCCTAGGCAAGGACGATGA
- the LOC127333596 gene encoding uncharacterized protein isoform X1: protein MDQPTPPPRRPLFDLNIAMDEFGEEEEEEPHEVLEEEVLVEEEQVLVEEEEEEEDPQEMIMEEDEEDAIVEKEVVEVAGGGGEDEGRRKRSKEYEVFVFGLPREATEDQVAGALAEAGEVDQVRLVRDPADPRHNKGFAFVRFREVWQARWAANDLRTAMIKGKTCGICKNNDNETLHLRNICFDWSKDDLAEKLKTFELENLEDINLIENPDRRGKNRGYAFLDFSSHVDAVAGFLKLQKKDLYLGTDVRAQISFSNTISQDDKIMEKVKSVFLDGLPPHWDEDDVREKFGKFGEIDSIQLARNMFTAKRKDFGFISFTTRQAALDCIDMVNKGRFGEGSAKVRMKATLQRPKPTFKKHSWQGDSHMLGVRRGFIGKNYGDREPHPNRFRHFSPERRAYSNNHAHSNYRHQPMVGRLPPMAVHDGERPVSVREYRSYYRRDSTVPDPGHKYGRMHPGTRTRDGYVESRYAHKYPKHKHAAYEASMQGDEYSRSKYRHSYVERTHSETCPECIRGDHNSSAYQNGHYSSGDKAGNRYQSQNGEEFSATSGSEKAYYKTDHELAPSTSQVASQRKEPYREVEPELLPSSPPAMCDCNECYKEQKSAAPSSSQSEIARTHLNPQVPPHRRIAKPFHDQRSFVPDEYDEVEYTIRERRGRYLSSRDESSTHPRKYPRQGR, encoded by the exons ATGGACCAACCCACGCCGCCCCCGCGCCGCCCGCTCTTCGACCTCAACATCGCCATGGACGAGttcggggaggaggaggaggaggagccccatgaggtgctcgaggaagaagtacTAGTCGAGGAGGAGCAAGTGCtagtcgaggaggaggaggaggaggaggatcccCAGGAGATGATcatggaggaggacgaggaagacGCCATCGTCGAGAAGGAGGTCGTCGAGGTGGCGGGGGGAGGAGGGGAGGACGAGGGGAGGCGGAAGAGGAGCAAGGAGTACGAGGTCTTCGTCTTCGGCCTCCCGCGGGAGGCCACGGAGGACCAGGTCGCGGGGGCGCTCGCCGAGGCTGGCGAGGTCGACCAGGTGCGCCTCGTCCGGGATCCCGCTGACCCGAGACACAACAAGGGCTTCGCCTTCGTGCGCTTCAGAGAGGTCTGGCAGGCGAGGTGGGCCGCCAACGACCTACGCACCGCCATG ATAAAGGGAAAAACTTGTGGAATATGCAAGAACAATGATAATGAGACCCTTCATCTGAGAAATATCTGCTTCGATTGGTCAAAAGATGAC TTAGCTGAGAAGCTGAAAACTTTTGAGTTGGAAAACCTCGAAGATATCAATTTAATTGAGAATCCGGATAGAAGGGGGAAAAATAGGGGCTATGCATTTCTAGACTTCAGCTCACATGTGGATGCGGTGGCTGGATTTCTTAAATTACAGAAGAAAGATTTGTATCTTGGTACTGATGTTAGAGCGCAGATATCATTTTCAAACACAATTTCACAAGATGATAAGATTATGGAAAAG GTAAAGTCTGTTTTCTTGGATGGCTTACCACCTCATTGGGATGAAGACGACGTGAGGGAAAAGTTTGGAAAGTTTGGTGAAATTGATAGTATACAACTTGCTAGAAATATGTTTACGGCAAAACGTAAAGATTTTGGTTTCATCAGCTTTACTACAAGACAAGCGGCTTTAGATTGCATTGATATGGTCAATAAAGGTCGTTTTGGTGAAGGTAGCGCAAAG gttcgtaTGAAGGCTACCTTACAAAGACCAAAACCTACTTTCAAAAAGCATTCATGGCAAGGTGATAGTCACATGTTGGGCGTCAGAAGAGGATTTATTGGCAAAAATTATGGTGATAGAGAGCCCCACCCGAACAGATTCAGGCATTTTAGTCCTGAAAGGCGTGCTTATTCAAATAATCATGCTCATAGCAACTACCGTCACCAACCTATGGTTGGCAGGTTGCCTCCTATGGCAGTTCATGATGGAGAAAGACCTGTTTCAGTGCGAGAATACAGGTCTTACTACAGAAGAGATTCTACAGTACCTG ACCCCGGCCATAAATATGGGAGGATGCACCCGGGAACCAGAACCCGGGATGGTTATGTTGAGAGTCGGTATGCTCATAAATATCCAAAACATAAGCATGCAGCATATGAAGCATCCATGCAAGGAGATGAATACAGCAGGAGTAAATATAGACATTCTTACGTGGAGAGGACACATAGCGAAACTTGCCCAGAATGCATTCGAGGTGATCATAACTCCAGTGCTTATCAGAATGGCCATTACTCCAGCGGTGACAAAGCTGGTAACCGCTATCAGAGTCAGAATGGTGAAGAATTTTCTGCAACCAGTGGATCTGAGAAGGCCTACTATAAGACA GACCATGAGCTCGCGCCTTCAACTTCCCAAGTAGCATCTCAGCGCAAGGAACCCTATCGCGAGGTG GAACCTGAGTTGTTGCCTTCAAGTCCTCCTGCTATGTGTGATTGTAATGAATGCTACAAG gAGCAAAAGTCAGCAGCCCCTTCAAGCTCTCAAAGTGAGATAGCTAGAACTCATTTAAATCCTCAAGTTCCTCCCCATCGCCGGATTGCTAAACCTTTTCATGACCAGCGGAG CTTTGTTCCTGATGAGTATGATGAGGTGGAGTACACAATCAGGGAACGCAGAGGCCGATATTTATCTTCAAGAGATGAGTCTAGTACCCACCCCAGGAAATATCCTAGGCAAGGACGATGA